The Triticum urartu cultivar G1812 chromosome 5, Tu2.1, whole genome shotgun sequence genome contains the following window.
tgcgggttcggcacggcgtcccgaaggccttccctgtaaaacaccatatgtgtacggtgggtgaagtgcataaaaggggatccttttgggagttgggactttggtttttcttacgtgcgatgcagggagtagtccaggatagtcggccgttatggccaccatggcgtcatcgcagctcaattgatagaattgcatgtctatcagctccacgaatatgttcggatcctcttcgagtccgggatcgagggcccggtcagggtcctccggttgtggaggtgggttgttgacctcccgtacagcttttcgcagttcctgccgtgaaatggcaaggtgagtacctacgacgaagaatgcgggaaggttgggagtaaagaggtacaactcacccagcttggagggttgtacatggagaatccataccgtggcttaatacggatgaactcctcttcctctcccttgaacaactcggatagaatttttgctaaagcagcagcggagtccggtcccttgcGCCTGCAACGGGTGGAATCATCTTCCCCATTAAatcaccacagggggtgccctcgatattgaagtggctgcacccccccccccccccccccccccccgcattatgcatattgacataacctcgattattgtcaatccttattgagccagcgctttaatacGGTTCATCTAGTAAaagacttctccgttgtcttcctcctgggggctccgtgggcgccagcttcggcgtttcttcagaggagcattgttgaacttaggaagaccccaccgaacagggtctggaagggggacgtcctccatgtaaaacccctccgaaggccagtcttcggacgtcttcttcggagtaccggacaggtatccgttCTCGGcgtcggctccgcccacttgataaagtgaccccttctgtgtgcggggcacaaggcagaatagccttttccacagctcgaaatgagccttgcagccagaaacagctcacaaagggcaacataaccggcgatgtgtaatatggaagcaggggtgaaattatgcagctggaggccgtaaaACACCAGGAGCCCGCGATGGaacagatgaattggaaatccgagtccccttagtaagtaagggacaaggcatacccgctcccccttagagggactggggaagctctccgcttgctccccgccattataggtggcgagcccggctcgggcGGGGACCacatacgctggagggagaaatccctgggtctgcaactctactaatcggttgtgcgggacggaacacttctcccaatcaccgggcttagggctacgggagcgagaggaggagctgcggtggccggccatgatggaatggatttttccgagcgcgctccgatggattctcgccgtgggaggatggtgtggattggatctaagaatccccatccctttaatagacgatttatttacctagctaggggggcgaatgtaaaaacgccctggctcctcgaattcgctcgacgcgtggaagatagcccttattgggcgcagaagccaagaagtctaACATTTATGGGAGTCGGACACTACTTAGCAGATATTCAGGATCTGGagaagaacccaccttgcaatgccgaagacaatactgcgcaccggactcatcgtcattgaagcctgtttcaggggctactgagggagtcctggattagggggtctccggacagctggactataccctttagccggactgttgaactatgaagatgcaggatcgaagacttcatcccgtgttcggatgggactctccttggcgtgaaaggcaagctaggcaatacggatatgtagatctcctcccttgtaaccgactctgtgtaaccctagccccctccggtgtctatataaaccggagggtttagtccgtaggacaacagacaatcataccataggctagcttctagggtttagcctctacgatctcgtggtagatcaactcttgtaatactcctatcatcaagaacaatcaagcaggacgtagggtattacctccttcaagagggcccgaacctgggtaaacatcatgtcccctgcctcatgttaccatccgccttagatgcacagttcgggaccccctacccgagatccgcaggttttgacactgacaccccccttgccaatccgaattggacaaggggtgggggcggcgccccccctcccctttccctctcctactcctcctCTCTTTCCCTCTGTGCTATTCCGAAAAAGGAAAAAGGAgagggaatcctacttggactagggagtcctagtaggactccccgcACCTGGCGCGCCCCCGTTAGGCCGGCCatctctcctcccccctttatgtacgtgggagggggcaccccaaagacacaccaagtcttctcttagccgtgtgcggtgcccccctccacagttacacacctcggtcatatcgtcgtagtgcttaggcgaaatcttgcgccggtaacttcatcatctccgtcgccacaccgtcgtgctgatggaactctccctcgtcctcaactggatcaagagatcgagagacgtcatcgagctgaacgtgtgctgaacgcggaggtgtcgtacgttcggtgcttggatcggttggatcgcgaagacgttcgactacatcaaccacgttactaaacgcttccgcttttggtctacgagggtacgtggacgcaGTCTTCctgctcgttgctatgcttctcctagatagatcttgcgtgatcgtaggaattttttttgaaatgctacgttccccaacatagaGACCCCTCCGAACAAACGAGACATGAGGACTCTACCGCCGAAGCCAAACAATCAGATGCCGATGCCAAGGACCAGACATCTCTGACTTTGATGACGGGCCTCATAGGAGAAAAGGAGCACACCTGGCACTGATAGAGTCTGAACTACCCATCACCTAGCACCGTCGCCACCGTGTTGCCCCGCAATGTTGGAGCTCCGACTTCATGCTCAGGAACATGTCCCACTCTTAACAACAAAGGCAAGTTGCAACCAATTTGCACATCTtgccaccatcatcatcaccacaaaGGTCGCAATGCCACCAAGCACCACTGGTTGGGCACCGGCCACTCGCGGTGATGCACGCGTCCAACACCTCGGGAAATGTGTAGGAGACCGTGACCTTCAAGGCGACACCCCCCAAGGGGTTAGTGACATGGAAGCAAAGCCATCGCCTGACTCATGCTGGAGTCTTGAGCTTTCACACAAAGCACATGGCTCGGGTTGGAAGAGGACGGAGAGCTCCATGACGACCCACCAACAAGGAGAGCGACACCCAAGGGCAATGCATCGTTGGCACCATCAAAGCTGGGTAGATTCTTACTAGAAGTAGTCCAATCCTCTAACCCAAGTAGCCAGTGACCCAGGAAAGCCACTGGCCCGCGCACCTCAAGTGTGAAGATGGTGCCATCCCACGCAAGAGCCACCAGCTTGTCGCCAACAGCCACCGACAAGCCAAACCCGGAGAAGACCAGATCTGGCGACCACCTGTCGTAGCACCTAGCAGAAGCCACTAGAGGTTGGGAAGCATCCGGCCCGTGCGTGAAGGAGCCTCCAAGCATAATTTAAAAACGGAATCGGCAACATAACCGGTGAGGTTGTTGGTTCAGGTTTTTACTGGTTGGACCACCAGTTCATTTGCGACAAAATGAAAAATTTAAGGTAATTTCTCAAAATTTTGGCATCACATCAAATCAAAACACATATATTGGATATAAACCATTAATAAATCACAAAGTGGTATTAGACTAGTTGGTTATTGAGGCTTTAGCATGACTTGACTAAAGGTTAGATGTTCAATTTCTTGTTGATGTGCCTTAAAAAACACCGCAAGGCACCGGTTTGGGGGTTTTCTGGTCAGACCGCTAGCCCAGTTCGATTTTTAAAACTATGCTCCAAAGGTAGGAAGGGGGCCACCACCCACCCCAACTCGTCGGCGGGATCACCGGGCTGCAAGCCCACGCGAACATAGCCATGGAGATCACCGTTGTAGTAGCCGCCACCACGCACCACAGAAAGGGCGAGCCTCCCTTCACCCCAGAAATCCTGCCGCGGAATAGGGGGTGCCCCACCGTCGCCATCCGCCACGTGGAATTAGTCCAGCGACCTCATCCGGTGACGGCGAGGGGAGGTAGGAGATGGGAAGGGCGGCTGGCGGCGGCCTGATCGTCGTCTAGGGTCCCGCACGCTCTGAGGCGACCCAGGGGACGGGAGACGCGAGGTGGGTTAAGGATGTTGGTCCCTCCCTTACTACTACTACGACATAATCTCTTAACTAAGAGAAGACAAACCTCTTTTTCATTCATCCTCCATTCCAACTCAATAATCACCCTACATGACATTGGTAAGCTGGCGCCGTTGTACATGCCCATGCTCATAGATCCGGGCATTTGTTGCTAGTGGGAGCAACGTCTGCATGAGATAACTTGCTTGTAGTGTTGGCGCTTACTCTCGCTAGAATGTTGTACGGGACCATGGTTCACCTGAACCTATACTCAACGTCATTGATCTCTAGACACCACTTTTCAGGATATGTGCATGGCAGAAACAGTTTATGCGAGATGGCGGGAAGAGATATGCATGGAACCCTACATTGTTAAAATAAGCTTACTTGATGCTCATGTCATAGATAGTAAAAACAGCCATGTTATTTAGGCATTGCAGTGATGGTCATCGTTCGTAACAGCGAACTGCTTGCTGGCTTCGCGTTCGCCTGATGAAATAGCTAGCATTGTAATCTTCGAATATAACCATTTGGTTTGATTAATGAAAGTTCCTTTCCTGGAAAAAAAAAACTTGAGCCCTGTACGCATATGTATACAAACATTGTTCATCATTGTTTATTGCCTCGTTATGTGCATAAGCTCTCTCCCAAAGACATGCATTGAGCAGACTCAAGGAATCCCCTGCAATTGATTCACAACATGGTCATCTCAATTTCAGCTGGACGTTTTTAAAACACATCTGCTTGTCACAAGCTTTAAAGACTCCTATTTCCTAAACACTGTGCTACATGATATGACACTTTTTTCGTTTTTCATGTATAGTTTGATGTCCTATTGTTCCTGCGTCCAAAAAAAAATGTTAGACAATTACTATTTGTGACATGACATCATTATCCCAAACATCAAAGAATATGTTGTATAATTTGTACAAAAGTTTTACGGTCTGCGAAACGAGTTTGAGAAGGTTCTTTTTGCCAGAAATCCAATTCGGCTCTTGGGAGCATATGCTCCTGCCCATCAAAAATATTTTTTGCAAATGTAAAAAAAAAAATAGATGTGTTATCCTCCCCTCTTACATGTAGCTTTGTGATAAACAACAACGATGTATCTTAACTGATGTAGACAAGCCAAATTCGTAAGACCTTTGAACATTCAACTCGCACATCTCTTCCATTAAGAAGCGCCGGCTAAACAAGCAGTATAAATACAGATCCATTATGCATTGCAAAACATCTAGAGAAGAAAAAATATATGTTATACAACATGGTTTATCTCTTATTGCTATCTCTAACTTTTAATGGTAGCTTGCTCCTAAAAATATAGTCTGACTAAAACTAAACTAGAAAATATATAACGTGAGAAAATATGTAACTAAAGAAAAAAATAATCGCATACAATAGAAAAATCTCTCTATCTCTCATTCCAACTCAATAACCACCCTAAGCTAGCGCCATTGTACATGTCCTTGCTCATAGACTCTTGGCAGTTGTTGCTGGGTGGAGCATTGTCTGCGCTAGATAACCTGCTTGGAGTGCTCGCACTACCAAAGGTGCCGCTGCTCACTAGCGGGCTCTTTGACAATGGGTACGGTGTGACACTTGAAACTCTGCAAAAGATATAGTGCGACGATGAAATTTAATCCAAGGAGATGTCACTTTTGCAAAGTGTAGTCACCAAACTAACAGGCGATATTTTTGTACCTTTCTTTTCGCTTCTCTAAAAATCGTGCGAGAGATGCTTTCCGAGATTGATGGACAGCTGAACCAAGAGCATGAATCAATACTCCTATAACACTTTCCTAGCTAGGCACCACCTCTAAATGCGAATTGAAGTGCATAACTAGTGAACTATAATTTGTAGTAGTACATACCAATTGGCTTAATAGCTGCTGCGACAGCAGGAGATGCTTGTTGCATCCGTTGAGCTGAGGATGCCTGACTTGGTGGTGGAACAACTGATGATGGTATGCCTGAAGATGTTGTTGGAGCTGGGGTGTAATTTTGGTAGCCTGGTATGCGCTTGGAGATCGTCGGAGCTTGTGACACGGCGGGGATTGGACTTGAAATGACCGACACATGCCTCGGCTCAGGCACGGGCACTCTTGCAGCATTGTCAGAGACATGACACCCAGGTTTCTGCACTGCAAGTGCACTGGGTGGGCTTGAAACAGATGTCCTGCTTGCTAACACCATAATCTCCCGGGCCTGCCAAAGTTGAAAAGAAGTTAAAAATGCTTCTTCATTCACCACACGAGCAATTAACGTGTCCATACCTTGTCCACCGGGACGTCGAACATGTTGACTGCGCCGTTGTAGAACATAGTCATTAGTGTTGAATTTGGATTCCATATGCGCCGGCTTTGTAGTTTTGCAGGCCAAACATTCATTCATTTGTCAGTCAGAAGAACAAGGGATATATATAGATAGATAAATAGATGTAGTGCGTACCTTGGGGCATAGACGGCACTGTTGGCGGTGAAACGCTGCTGATTTCTGGACGCGATGGCATCGGCGGCACTTGGGTAGCTCCCTGGCGGACAGAACAGCGGCCTGGATCCGCCGTGCTGGCCATGGAACATACCGAGCTGCCCCTGCGGAACATGAGAAGTGAAGCATCTTGTTATCTTGTGGGACGAGCAGAGCAGCATCTGAATGTCATATGACCAGGAGCAGCTGAAGGAGACAGACAAACCTGATGATGGGGCATCGGCGTGTCGGCGGTGGGCGGCCCGGATGACATGAAGGGCGCCGGAATAGCCTGCTGGGACTGCCGCCGGTGCGTGACAGGTGCTCCTCGTCGCAGCAGCCCCGGCGGCGGCGGGTATGCTGAATGTAGAAGAGTACCTGGCTTCTTCATCGGATGTGCGCATGGCCAGTGTCCGTTCCGCGTCGCCTCCTAACAGGTCGTATGCTCCAATCTCCCTTGGACTGGCAGGCAACGAAAGAGCGGGTAGACTTGGTCTATGCGCGAGCAGAGCGAGTGTGAGCATAACTACTGGCCTACTAAGGCTTGCGTgctggcggggggggggggtggggtggGTGGGAGTGGCTCTGTTGGCCCCCCGATGTTTCAACAGTTGTGCCCTGTGCAACCGCACGCGCAGATCCGACACAGATTTTTGTTTTTTTGATAGACAGAAAGATACGAGCCAGCTCGTGTCGTGTCTTGGTCGCGGCAAGTTTCTCCTCTTGCCCTTTTGGAAAGGTGTGGCCGTGGATTTCTGTATGTGTGGCCTGTAATTAGAGTGGTTCTAGTTAGTCGCTCGGCCCATCAGGTCGCGTCCACAGATTGAACCCGCGCATGACGCGTGGGTGCCAGGAAGTCCTAGCGGGGACCGGGCTGTCCTGACAACCGATTATGCCAGAAGCACTCGCAAGTGCGTGCGAGCGGAGTCCCACACAGATATCACCTCATGCGTTAGCGGCCAAACTCTGTGGGAATCTCCCTGAAACTGACCCTACGAACGAGTAAGTGTTGTCTGGCGAGCGCAAGAAGGCGGCAAAGAGAGCATGAGACCGCGCGAGAGGGTAGTTGGAATAGTCCAGCCGGTTGGCTTCCGAGGCGTCTCGCGTTAAGATCGTCGTCTGGAAACGAACGGCGCTATTAATGGGTGGCTTTCGGAGTTCCTACCCACTGATCCAGATTTCGCGGCCCAGAAGCGTCTTTAATATATTCCCAAAAGGAGGAATTCTGCGTTAAATTCGGCACGAGACAAAGATTCGGCCAAATTGCGCGCCGAAGCGATGACATTTGAATTACTTAGACGAGGCTTTATAATAGTTTTTATCATAGAAAAACTAAAAATACTAAAAAACAACAAGGGCGCACCCTACGGACCCGTCCAACCCGCAAGCGAGCGATCTGGGAGCGCCGATCTGCTAGTCGCCGCCGGCGGGGTCAAACCGGCCGAGTGCGGCGGCATGGTCATCGGTCTGTCTTTTTCCTCTCTTCACTGCGGCGGCGCCCTGCTCGAGGCCCATACCCGGGGGATCGCGGACCCGCCTGGGCGGACGTCCGCGGTGGCGGCGCGCG
Protein-coding sequences here:
- the LOC125506469 gene encoding protein TIFY 6a-like; amino-acid sequence: MKKPGTLLHSAYPPPPGLLRRGAPVTHRRQSQQAIPAPFMSSGPPTADTPMPHHQGQLGMFHGQHGGSRPLFCPPGSYPSAADAIASRNQQRFTANSAVYAPSRRIWNPNSTLMTMFYNGAVNMFDVPVDKAREIMVLASRTSVSSPPSALAVQKPGCHVSDNAARVPVPEPRHVSVISSPIPAVSQAPTISKRIPGYQNYTPAPTTSSGIPSSVVPPPSQASSAQRMQQASPAVAAAIKPIAVHQSRKASLARFLEKRKERVSSVTPYPLSKSPLVSSGTFGSASTPSRLSSADNAPPSNNCQESMSKDMYNGASLGWLLSWNER